The Lycorma delicatula isolate Av1 chromosome 8, ASM4794821v1, whole genome shotgun sequence DNA segment ggcattttTCAGATgctacaaaattattgaatttctacATCCCATGCAAAGCCAAGCTTAAGtggtgagatttaaaaaaaataaattatccttaaaaaatatacaaaaattacagtaaataatctCAATTCATTCCCATAGTGAATTTTCTTATCAAaccaaaccaataaaaattataaaactaatgtttttttgtgatgcattaaactgaatttttcagatgtttgcatctcatacaaaactaaaaaaaagtatatttattcttctgatttttttgtaagaatcatgcattaatatttaaactgatttCAAAAATACCTACAAAACTGAACTTATTTTAATGTTGACTGAGATAACCATATCTGTAATTTTCTTTCTAGGTAAACTTAAAATGAACTCACAAAGCttaatcatatataaattaatttcaagaatataaaattttcaatcaaaaaatttttggaacaaaaaatacatatatatattttgaatgacTTAACTTatctgtagaaaaatattaattgtactcTTGAGATtgtattttaccataaaattaaagcaaatataatTCTCAGCAAATATAATgcgatttataaaatttcaaaccagGCTCTATCTCCACATGGAAAACATTCTTTTTGTGGTTTACAAACTACGACTATATTTAGTTAAAAGATTTCACGATGCAAGAattaaagcacataaaatttgaaatatttttattgagattttaaaaaaatacttagaagAGTTATCATGTTGGTAATAAATAATGGTTAATTCCAGATAAGTCTAACTTTCTAAAATATCCTAAGTGCCACTGAACTGTCATGTGGATGTCTTGCCTCAGACTAGGtagtttttctttgtaattttttttatccaagtttattctattttatacatCAAGCTGAATTTATTCTTTCTTACATTAGAGATTACTCTATTCAGTTATAATTTAGCAGTTgggactaaataaaaaaaattcttttcaaggTAACTACTAGTTTTTAATTTGTGCTGTTAACTAAATTCATGtgatatgatttttctttttttaaaagagattataaaatattaaatagttttatacatGAATGTTTTGTTTGAACCTATggcattttttttcttagttacatCATTGGTCTGCTCTGTTAATGGTAATGGTGGAGGTGGTGGCACAGAAGAATTTGtattactaatttctttttttttggtaactttGTCATTATTGGTGTCAATTTTTGATGACTTTGTTGAAGGAGCTGATGATGAAGGTGATGATACTGACAACTGTTTGAATGATGAACATATATTATATGGTGTTCCTCCAAATACAGGTATAGGCTCTGTTTCTGTATAACCTAGGTGACTATAAAAACCCTGCTTGTCCACAGTAGTTAAATAAATACTACTGATACCAAGTCTGTAatcaaagatgaaaaataaaatttatacataattttaaaatgataaatacagtAAACTACTACacattattctgaaaaattgagtttctaaaaaaaaggaaagccAAGGCAATTTaaagatatacaagaaaaaataaatagataaatctatACAGTCAATCAAACATTAAAGAAgagttaaattatgtaatatctaACTGAGAAAAGATAATATCAAGTGAAcagattacattattaagtgCAGATTTTCTAAGTGAtcttttgaattgaatttttacacTTGCatcttagaaaatttaaaactaatttagttaggatttttttgttgttctagtttttttaaatttattttcccatctcttaattattattatatctcttATGTATTATTTTGGATACTTTCATCCTATGCTAGagcttttcattaataaatctaATCATAGAATGTCCGTAAACTTAATATAACATCCTGACAACAAATTTAGAATGTGATGTAGCAATCTGTAAAATATTCTGTATCTAATGAAAACATTACACTgttatatttgattcattatttagaaaaaatattttcattgaagcaAATGTATAACAAAAGCTacttttgttatacatttttgttaccAAACATCAATACTCCAGGAGAAAGCAATTTAAATTAACACTTATAATATCTTGGGTGCTTTATACATGATAAAAAGACTACAGCATACAAAGTGACAAATTAAGGAGTAacatctattgaaaaaaaaaaaaattattacataacttCTGCTCAGTAGGGAATGTAGGatgataaaaaaagttgattaaataaaaaaagcagacCCCTAGACCcttttaagataagaaaaaaacaaatctcACCAGACTGATTACAACTGACATACATATACATGCAAATGCTCAAAAAATTTAGAATCTTTTGCAATGAGATTCAAATAACTGATTagctaattttgttttgaattattacaGGTTATTCTGTAACTGAGGGAAAACACTGTTTATAATGGAGTGTTTCATTTAGAAACACAAGCATTAATTTGCTCCTGGTTTTTCCAATGGATGTAAAGCATCTGAGTACAAGTGGTGCAAGTTAGTTTCTTTTcctgagtaaaataaatatcattatactGCCCAGGCCTTATGGTAAATGCAGTGAAGGTGTCATTTACATTTAAGTGGGCTTGACACGCTTATATGACACTATATTTTTCTCACTGAAGAAATTAATGGGAAACTATTTCAGaccttatttttctcattaagctggtgtgcaatttttattattacaagaatgTTATGCCATTTTTGACTCGCATTAAATCATCTACACAGAAATTATCCATCGAGCATATATGCATACATTATAGGTTACAcaataatgtatttctttttacctTAAGCAATTTAAGAAACAGTACTTCTACTTAAGTGAATAATGTGAGAGAATACATTAACTGATAAACACCAGTCATGTGAACTCATGCTTGTTACGATTTGAGTTCTAcacttattttgattttgtaaggGTATAACACAATCTCCCAAGAATTGGTAAAATGTTGccagttaaataaaacaacaaatctaATTAATGGAAAACATTTACATCTGCAACTGCACTCATTTTAATTCAGACTATACATTTACTACTCTGATTATGGTGCATTATTACAGGAAAACATCTGTTTATCAATGaattaatgcaaataatacagtaataataaaacttactgtttaacaaataattcaGTCTGTTCCATTAAATATTTACCCCATCCTTTTCCTCTATACAATTTATGGATTATTACTGCAACAAATAAAACATTCCAAACGTATTAAAATAACACCCAACTATGATAAAACTGTTgtacataaatcaataaatatcatttattatctttaaaatgttcagaataccttttttaattttataacaaattaagtaaattaacaattattataaaaagctattcatttttaattatcttggaAGTAGATAGTTCatagaagtattataataattatttattacccaGTATTACAAGTTTCAGTCAACCTTATTGTTCAACTAATACATCAAAATGGCTATGAAAGAATTTACAGAAACTGTAggaaaattaga contains these protein-coding regions:
- the Naa80 gene encoding N-alpha-acetyltransferase 80 isoform X2; its protein translation is MEHLQVFPLHKHNEYINECVRLLNSEWPRSETARLRSFQASCDTLPTSLIMIYTPDQVSVEVNDLNMKETSDKCDQSMEENISTLPCTPVVVGHSKISRLCSLLDACFIESVIIHKLYRGKGWGKYLMEQTELFVKQLGISSIYLTTVDKQGFYSHLGYTETEPIPVFGGTPYNICSSFKQLSVSSPSSSAPSTKSSKIDTNNDKVTKKKEISNTNSSVPPPPPLPLTEQTNDVTKKKNAIGSNKTFMYKTI
- the Naa80 gene encoding N-alpha-acetyltransferase 80 isoform X1, giving the protein MGWNIYRCFLFINIMSILMSVLDYLIQNGQGAKQLGRLRSFQASCDTLPTSLIMIYTPDQVSVEVNDLNMKETSDKCDQSMEENISTLPCTPVVVGHSKISRLCSLLDACFIESVIIHKLYRGKGWGKYLMEQTELFVKQLGISSIYLTTVDKQGFYSHLGYTETEPIPVFGGTPYNICSSFKQLSVSSPSSSAPSTKSSKIDTNNDKVTKKKEISNTNSSVPPPPPLPLTEQTNDVTKKKNAIGSNKTFMYKTI
- the Naa80 gene encoding N-alpha-acetyltransferase 80 isoform X3, with the translated sequence MIYTPDQVSVEVNDLNMKETSDKCDQSMEENISTLPCTPVVVGHSKISRLCSLLDACFIESVIIHKLYRGKGWGKYLMEQTELFVKQLGISSIYLTTVDKQGFYSHLGYTETEPIPVFGGTPYNICSSFKQLSVSSPSSSAPSTKSSKIDTNNDKVTKKKEISNTNSSVPPPPPLPLTEQTNDVTKKKNAIGSNKTFMYKTI